In Candidatus Binatia bacterium, one DNA window encodes the following:
- the menE gene encoding o-succinylbenzoate--CoA ligase: MVRDWLYDQARLRPEHPALVAPDGAEITYAALERRVAKLCARLRSAGVAPGARVLALLPTGTALVELVHAAARAGVALAPVDPRATVDEALRAAAMVRPRVVVAAEGAAAAASAVAERYHSVSWVGGADDAPLGSLPCEVKPLDADTPRIDLAAPYTIVMTSGTSGRPRAVVLSAGNHLASARASAARLGVRADERWLACLPLHHVGGLALLLRAVVSGTTVVLQRGFSIDAVLDALRERRVTQLSVVPTMLRRLLAAPGAAPHGLRTLLLGGARAELALVRDARAAGWPVAPTYGMTEACSQVATARPCDDVPHEGFVGRPLDGTQVRVRREDGTLAAPGEVGDLEISGPTIAAAVLDESGRAQPLAPDGWLRTADRGALDADGCLTVLGRADDVIVTGGENVAPEEVEGVLLEHPAIADAGVAGVPDPEWGQAVCAWIVPRDGTAPSLEELRAACARRLARHKLPRRVIVTDVLPRTASGKLRRRALVAALDSAGAS, encoded by the coding sequence ATGGTGCGCGACTGGCTGTACGATCAGGCGCGCCTTCGGCCGGAGCACCCGGCGCTCGTCGCGCCGGACGGCGCCGAGATCACGTACGCGGCGCTCGAGCGTCGCGTCGCGAAGCTGTGCGCGCGGCTGCGCTCGGCGGGGGTCGCTCCGGGCGCACGCGTGCTCGCGCTGCTGCCGACGGGCACCGCGCTCGTCGAGCTGGTGCATGCGGCGGCGCGCGCCGGCGTCGCGCTCGCGCCGGTCGATCCGCGCGCGACGGTCGACGAGGCGCTGCGCGCGGCGGCGATGGTCCGGCCGCGCGTGGTGGTCGCGGCGGAAGGAGCGGCAGCGGCCGCGTCTGCGGTCGCCGAGCGCTACCATTCGGTGTCCTGGGTCGGCGGTGCGGACGACGCGCCGCTCGGCTCGCTGCCGTGCGAGGTCAAGCCATTGGACGCCGATACGCCGCGCATCGACCTCGCGGCGCCGTACACGATCGTCATGACGTCGGGGACGAGCGGGCGTCCGCGCGCGGTCGTGCTGAGCGCCGGCAACCACCTCGCGAGCGCGCGGGCGAGCGCCGCGCGGCTCGGCGTGCGCGCCGACGAGCGCTGGCTCGCCTGCCTGCCGCTGCACCACGTCGGGGGGCTCGCGCTGCTGCTGCGCGCGGTCGTGTCGGGGACGACGGTCGTCCTGCAGCGCGGCTTCTCGATCGACGCGGTGCTGGACGCGCTGCGCGAGCGACGCGTGACGCAGCTCTCGGTCGTGCCGACGATGCTGCGCCGCTTGCTCGCGGCGCCCGGTGCGGCGCCGCACGGCCTGCGCACCTTGCTGCTCGGCGGCGCGCGCGCCGAGCTCGCGCTGGTGCGCGACGCGCGCGCTGCGGGCTGGCCGGTGGCGCCGACCTACGGCATGACCGAGGCCTGCTCGCAGGTCGCGACCGCGCGTCCGTGCGACGACGTGCCGCACGAGGGCTTCGTCGGCCGGCCGCTCGACGGCACGCAGGTGCGGGTGCGCCGCGAGGACGGCACGCTCGCCGCGCCGGGCGAGGTCGGCGACCTCGAGATCTCGGGTCCGACGATCGCCGCGGCGGTGCTCGACGAGAGCGGTCGAGCGCAGCCGCTCGCGCCGGACGGCTGGCTGCGCACCGCCGACCGCGGCGCGCTCGACGCCGACGGGTGCTTGACGGTGCTCGGCCGCGCCGACGACGTGATCGTGACCGGCGGCGAGAACGTCGCGCCGGAGGAGGTCGAGGGCGTGCTGCTCGAGCACCCTGCGATCGCCGACGCGGGCGTCGCCGGCGTTCCCGACCCGGAGTGGGGGCAGGCGGTGTGCGCGTGGATCGTCCCGCGCGACGGCACGGCGCCGAGCCTCGAGGAGCTGCGCGCGGCGTGCGCCCGGCGGCTCGCGCGTCACAAGCTGCCGCGCCGCGTGATCGTCACGGACGTTCTGCCGCGCACCGCGAGCGGCAAGCTGCGACGGCGTGCGCTGGTGGCGGCGCTCGACTCGGCCGGCGCTTCGTGA
- a CDS encoding alpha/beta hydrolase yields the protein MAYDPLSRAQRRTVQANGIRISFLEQGEGPAVVLSHGFPELAYSWRHQIPALADAGFRVIAPDQRGYGDTDRPEAVEAYDIHHLTGDLVGLLDALGIERAVFAGHDWGGLVVWQMPLLHPDRVAGVIGVNTPAFQRAPMPPTQIFRAMFGDNYYVVHFQQPGVADAALARNVRRVFTQIMRRGVPLDQLAARAVNAEGKIRNFVELVEGEEALGEPFLEEHELEVYVRAFERTGFTGGINWYRNLDRNWETTPQLAGARIDVPSLMVTAELDPVLRPEMAEQMRSFMSDLEIVMIRDCGHWTQQEKPEELNRAMIDWLTRRFAAPRAA from the coding sequence ATGGCCTACGATCCTCTCTCGCGCGCGCAGCGCCGCACCGTCCAAGCGAACGGCATCCGCATCTCGTTTCTCGAGCAGGGCGAGGGCCCGGCCGTCGTCCTGAGCCACGGCTTCCCCGAGCTCGCGTACTCGTGGCGCCACCAGATCCCGGCGCTCGCCGACGCGGGCTTCCGCGTGATCGCGCCCGATCAGCGCGGCTACGGCGACACCGACCGTCCCGAGGCCGTCGAGGCGTACGACATCCACCACCTGACCGGCGACCTGGTCGGTCTGCTCGACGCGCTCGGCATCGAGCGCGCGGTGTTCGCGGGCCACGACTGGGGCGGGCTCGTCGTCTGGCAGATGCCGCTCCTGCACCCCGATCGCGTGGCCGGCGTGATCGGCGTCAACACGCCGGCTTTCCAGCGCGCGCCGATGCCGCCGACGCAGATCTTCCGCGCGATGTTCGGCGACAACTACTACGTCGTGCACTTCCAGCAGCCGGGTGTCGCCGACGCCGCGCTCGCGCGCAACGTGCGCCGCGTGTTCACGCAGATCATGCGTCGCGGCGTGCCGCTCGATCAGCTCGCCGCGCGCGCGGTGAACGCCGAGGGCAAGATCCGCAACTTCGTCGAGCTGGTGGAAGGCGAGGAGGCGCTGGGCGAGCCGTTCCTCGAGGAGCACGAGCTCGAGGTCTACGTGCGCGCCTTCGAGCGCACCGGCTTCACCGGCGGCATCAACTGGTACCGCAACCTCGACCGCAACTGGGAGACGACGCCGCAGCTCGCCGGCGCGCGCATCGACGTGCCGTCGCTGATGGTCACCGCCGAGCTCGATCCCGTGCTGCGTCCCGAGATGGCGGAGCAGATGAGGTCGTTCATGTCCGACCTCGAGATCGTCATGATCCGGGACTGCGGCCACTGGACGCAGCAGGAGAAGCCCGAGGAGCTCAACCGCGCGATGATCGACTGGCTGACGCGTCGCTTCGCGGCGCCGCGCGCAGCGTGA
- a CDS encoding HAMP domain-containing sensor histidine kinase, which yields MEGFDVQRASSTGALPPRSDPLERFCLAICHDLRGPVATAGAAVHRLARLARDVGDLRADLPLLVEIARQSLAKADELLTSLPALLAREGEATLETVDLGELVATVRDDVDVELRLVGARFEVRSRLPAVLAERERLRIALRNLVRNAVQHRRPDVALVIALRAWRRGAIWTLTLSDNGAGIPRGERARVFAPLQRASNATAPGGGLGLTLARQAIEACGGSIAVSSRPGVGTSFAITLRAAPRSDASASRSSRG from the coding sequence ATGGAAGGCTTCGACGTCCAGCGAGCATCGTCCACGGGTGCGCTGCCGCCGCGAAGCGACCCGCTCGAGCGCTTCTGCCTCGCGATCTGCCACGACCTGCGCGGACCGGTCGCGACCGCCGGCGCCGCGGTCCATCGTCTCGCGCGCCTCGCGCGCGACGTCGGCGATCTGCGCGCCGACCTGCCGCTGCTGGTCGAGATCGCGCGCCAGAGCCTCGCCAAGGCGGACGAGCTCTTGACGTCGCTGCCGGCGCTGCTCGCGCGCGAGGGCGAGGCGACGCTCGAGACCGTCGACCTGGGCGAGCTGGTCGCGACCGTGCGCGACGACGTCGACGTCGAGCTGCGGCTCGTCGGGGCGCGCTTCGAGGTCCGCAGCCGCCTGCCCGCGGTGCTCGCGGAGCGCGAGCGGCTGCGCATCGCGCTGCGCAACTTGGTGCGCAACGCCGTGCAGCACCGCCGTCCCGACGTCGCGCTGGTGATCGCGCTGCGCGCCTGGCGGCGCGGCGCGATCTGGACGCTCACGCTGTCCGACAACGGCGCGGGCATCCCGCGCGGCGAGCGCGCGCGGGTGTTCGCGCCGCTGCAGCGGGCGTCGAACGCGACCGCGCCGGGCGGCGGTCTTGGCTTGACGCTCGCGCGTCAGGCGATCGAGGCCTGCGGCGGCAGCATCGCGGTCAGCTCGCGTCCCGGCGTCGGGACGAGCTTCGCGATCACGCTGCGCGCGGCGCCGCGAAGCGACGCGTCAGCCAGTCGATCATCGCGCGGTTGA
- a CDS encoding PadR family transcriptional regulator: MDLEHAILAILSGGAKHGYAVRRELSHALTGIRTVNQGQVYATLERLSRDGLVIAEDASPAGRRRAWVASAAGRARLRRWLARPLDLREPRSDLPARLALLAWSGDADALARVLGRQRERCATMARLLERRAAVVARRGDAAGDVVTRALQRHVAAELRWLARVEQDLAARDRCATTTVCD, translated from the coding sequence ATGGACCTCGAGCATGCGATCCTGGCGATCCTCTCGGGCGGCGCGAAGCACGGCTACGCCGTCCGCCGCGAGCTGAGCCATGCGCTGACCGGTATCCGGACCGTGAACCAGGGGCAAGTGTACGCGACGCTCGAGCGTCTGTCGCGCGACGGCCTGGTGATCGCGGAGGACGCGTCGCCGGCGGGTCGACGGCGCGCCTGGGTCGCGTCCGCCGCCGGGCGCGCGCGGCTGCGCCGCTGGCTCGCGCGGCCGCTCGACCTGCGCGAGCCGCGCAGCGATCTGCCGGCGCGGCTCGCCCTGCTCGCGTGGTCCGGCGACGCGGACGCGCTCGCGCGCGTGCTCGGGCGTCAGCGCGAGCGCTGCGCGACGATGGCGCGCCTTCTCGAGCGCCGCGCGGCCGTCGTCGCTCGGCGCGGCGACGCGGCGGGCGACGTCGTGACGCGCGCCTTGCAGCGTCACGTCGCGGCCGAGCTGCGCTGGCTCGCGCGCGTCGAGCAGGACCTCGCAGCACGGGATCGATGCGCGACGACGACCGTCTGCGATTGA
- the sixA gene encoding phosphohistidine phosphatase SixA, producing MKERRVYIVRHAIAEEESASGRDEDRELTPEGRKKMKRAARGLVELEVTLQRIVTSPLVRARQTAEILGEAFPDVPIEVADALAPGVDERALTRLLNGRYAGESVALVGHEPDLGELLSYWLTGSRHAFETRFKKGAVACLATDELPPTGKAMFEWMMTAAQLGAIAK from the coding sequence ATGAAGGAGCGCCGCGTCTACATCGTCCGTCACGCGATCGCGGAGGAGGAGTCTGCCTCGGGGCGTGACGAGGATCGTGAGCTGACCCCCGAGGGGCGCAAGAAGATGAAGCGCGCCGCGCGCGGCCTCGTCGAGCTCGAGGTCACGCTCCAGCGCATCGTGACGAGCCCGCTCGTGCGCGCGCGGCAGACGGCCGAGATCCTGGGCGAGGCGTTCCCGGACGTGCCGATCGAGGTCGCCGACGCGCTCGCGCCCGGCGTCGACGAGCGCGCGCTCACCCGGCTCCTGAACGGCCGCTACGCGGGCGAGAGCGTCGCGCTGGTCGGCCACGAGCCCGACCTCGGCGAGCTGCTCTCTTACTGGCTCACCGGCTCACGGCACGCGTTCGAGACGCGCTTCAAGAAGGGCGCGGTCGCGTGCCTCGCGACCGACGAGCTGCCGCCGACCGGCAAGGCGATGTTCGAGTGGATGATGACCGCGGCGCAGCTCGGCGCGATCGCGAAGTAG